The following DNA comes from Alienimonas californiensis.
GGAAGGCGGCGGGGTCGAGGAACTCGTCGTCGATCCGGCGGTACAGCACGTCGACCCGCCGCGGGCCGCGGGTGGTGCGCATTTGCACGAACCCGTCCCGCACCACGAGGTCCCGGCCCTCGACCAGCGGGATGCCCATCTGCTGAGCGAGGAAGCTGTGCTCGAAGTAGGCGCTGTTGTAAATGCCGGGGGTGAGCACCGCCGCGACGGGGTCCTCGACCCGTCCGCCGCACAGCCAGTGCAGGCACTCCAGCAGGCGCCAGGGGTAGTCGTCCACCGGGCGGATGTCGTTATCAGTGAACAGCCCGGGGAAGGTCTGTTTCGTCAGCCGGCGGTTCTGGAGGACGTAGGAGACGCCGCTGGGCACCCGCAGATTGTCTTCGAGAACGTACAGGGTGCCGTCACTGTCGCGGACCAGATCCGTCCCGGTGATATGGCACCAGACGCCCCGCGGGGGTTTGAGGCCCATGCAGGCCTTCTTCAGCCCCTCGCCGCTCTCCACCGCCGACCGCGGCACGACGCCGTCGTTGAGGATCTTCTGATCGCCGTACACGTCGCCGATGAAGCGGTCCAGCGCGACGATGCGCTGCTTCAAGCCGCGTTCGACGGTCCGCCACTCCTCCGCGGTGATGACCCGCGGGAGGATGTCGAACGGGATGATCCGTTCTTTCCCGCGGGCGTCGCCGTAGACGCTGAACGTGATGCCCAGCCGCCGCATGGCGGTCTCGGCGGCGGCCTGCCGCCGGGCGAGGTCGCCGGGGGCCAGCTCCGCGATCCGTCGGCAGAGGCGATCGCTGGCCGGGCGGGGGGTCAGGTCCTCGGCGACCGTTTCGTCGAAGAACCCGCCGAGATCGTAATCGCGAAAGAGCTCCGCCGGGTTCGGCGCAGGCGAACCCGTGGACTGTGATTGGGCTTGAAACATTGGGAGCATGGCAGTTCCGACGCGGGGTGAGCGGCCCCGGCGTGTCGGCCGGACGGGCCTCCAGCATAGCGAACCTCTGGGGGTTCACCCAAACTGCCCGGCTCTCTCCTGCCAGTTCGTGCCATGCAATCCGCCGCCCCCGTCACATTCGACGCCATCCCGGACGTCTCCGGCGAGAATCGCGATCTCCGCTTCCGCCCGGGCGACCCGACGACCGCCACGGCGCTGTCGCCGGAGCAGGTGGCGGCGTTCAACGACCGCGGCCACGTCGCCCCGCTGCCGGCGTTCGAACCGGCGGAGGCGGATCGGATCCGGGCCTACTTCGACGGCCTGCTCGCCCAGGCGTTGGCCGCGGGAAAGGACAGCTATTCGCTCTCCACGGCCCACCTTTCTCACGGCGGCGTCTACGACCTGCTGACGCACCCCACGCTGGTCGCCTACGCGGCGGACCTGCTTGGAGAGCACGTCGTGGGCTGGGGTTCGCACTTCTTCTGCAAGATGCCGGGCGACGGCACGGCGGTCGGCTGGCACCAGGACGCCAGCTTCTGGCCGCTCTCCCCCAGTCATGCGGTCACCGTCTGGCTGGCGATCGACGACGCGGACGAGGGCAACGGCTGCATGCGGTTCCTCGCCGGCTCGCATCACAGCGGGCACCTCACCTACCGGGAAAGCACCCCGGAGGATCACTCCGCCCTCAATCAGGTCGTCCCTAATGCGGAGCAGTACGGCACGGAGGTTCTGGACGAACTGCGAGCCGGCACGTGCAGCGTGCACAGCGATCTGCTGCTGCACGGCAGCGAGGCGAACCCCGGTCCCCGCCGCCGCTGCGGACTGACGCTGCGGTACTGCTCCGCCGGCGTGCGGGCCGGACAGGGCTGGAACGCCAAGGGCGTGGTGGTGCGAGGCGAAGACCCCTCCGGCCACTGGGCGAATCCGCCGCGGCCGGCGGGGCCCGGGTGGGGGTGAGGAGGACCGCCGCCGGGGCGGTGGCTCAGCCGACGACCTGCACGTTGGAGATGCGGAATCGGCTGGCTGGCTCGGCGGGGATGCGGGAGAGATCGACCGACAGATCCTGCGGCGGCACTTCGTACCGCACGGCGTCGAGCAGCAGGCCGAGCGACGATCGCAGCAGGGCCAGCGTCGCGTCTTCCCCGGGACAACGGTGTCCCTCCCGCTGCGGCCCGCCGCCCTGCGGCACCAGCGCGTGGGGGCAGGCCCCGCCGCCGGCGAAGCGATCCGGCCGAAATGTTTCGGGATTGCCCCAGGCGTCGGCGTCGTGGTTCGTGCCGTACAGGTCGAGCAGGACCCATTCGTCGTGTTCAAAGCGCCGCCCGCGCCACTCGAACGGCTCCCGCACCCGGCCCCCCACCGCTGGAAAGAAGGGGTAGAACCGGCGGACCTCTTGGGCGAACGCCTGTTTCGCCCGGTCGTTTGCGCCTCCGTTCGTCAGCGATTCCCGGCTGTCCGGATGTTCGTGCAGGGCGAGGGCGGCGAAGGTGATGAACCGGGCGACCGCCACGACCGGACGGGTCAGGTTGAGTAGTTCGACAGCGGCGACCGCTTCGTCCAGCGGCTCTCCGTTGGCGTCCCGGTAAGCCGCGAGCCGGGTGAGGGGGGAGTCTGCCGACCGGTTCGTCTCGGCCCGAGCCGCCCGGATGCGGTCCCGCGCCCAACGCTCAGTCCGCTGACGCAACCACTGGCCCCGCCAGTGCCGCGGGCCGACAGCGCCGGCCCCGTCGATCATCGCGGCGAACTCGCGCGTCCGCTCCTCCGCCGCCTCGCCCGTCACCGGGGCGCCGACCCACGCGCAGCCGGCCCGCGTCAGGATTCCCTGCAGTTCGCCCAGCAGTTCGACCTCGCCATCCGTGGCCCATCGCTCCGCGGCGGCCCGAAACTCCCGCTCGAACCGACCGACCAGATTGTGCACGGACTCCGCGGACAGGATCTCGAGGAACAAGCCCTTCCGACGGCGGTGAGCATCCCCGTCGAGCGTCTGCACGCTG
Coding sequences within:
- a CDS encoding cytochrome P450; protein product: MSSFRRVSAPDSSLGLLREGYEFISNRCRRLNTDAFRCRLMLSPAICVRGREAAEMFYTPGRFTRQGAVPATALTLLQDRGSVQTLDGDAHRRRKGLFLEILSAESVHNLVGRFEREFRAAAERWATDGEVELLGELQGILTRAGCAWVGAPVTGEAAEERTREFAAMIDGAGAVGPRHWRGQWLRQRTERWARDRIRAARAETNRSADSPLTRLAAYRDANGEPLDEAVAAVELLNLTRPVVAVARFITFAALALHEHPDSRESLTNGGANDRAKQAFAQEVRRFYPFFPAVGGRVREPFEWRGRRFEHDEWVLLDLYGTNHDADAWGNPETFRPDRFAGGGACPHALVPQGGGPQREGHRCPGEDATLALLRSSLGLLLDAVRYEVPPQDLSVDLSRIPAEPASRFRISNVQVVG
- a CDS encoding phytanoyl-CoA dioxygenase family protein; translation: MQSAAPVTFDAIPDVSGENRDLRFRPGDPTTATALSPEQVAAFNDRGHVAPLPAFEPAEADRIRAYFDGLLAQALAAGKDSYSLSTAHLSHGGVYDLLTHPTLVAYAADLLGEHVVGWGSHFFCKMPGDGTAVGWHQDASFWPLSPSHAVTVWLAIDDADEGNGCMRFLAGSHHSGHLTYRESTPEDHSALNQVVPNAEQYGTEVLDELRAGTCSVHSDLLLHGSEANPGPRRRCGLTLRYCSAGVRAGQGWNAKGVVVRGEDPSGHWANPPRPAGPGWG
- a CDS encoding circularly permuted type 2 ATP-grasp protein — protein: MFQAQSQSTGSPAPNPAELFRDYDLGGFFDETVAEDLTPRPASDRLCRRIAELAPGDLARRQAAAETAMRRLGITFSVYGDARGKERIIPFDILPRVITAEEWRTVERGLKQRIVALDRFIGDVYGDQKILNDGVVPRSAVESGEGLKKACMGLKPPRGVWCHITGTDLVRDSDGTLYVLEDNLRVPSGVSYVLQNRRLTKQTFPGLFTDNDIRPVDDYPWRLLECLHWLCGGRVEDPVAAVLTPGIYNSAYFEHSFLAQQMGIPLVEGRDLVVRDGFVQMRTTRGPRRVDVLYRRIDDEFLDPAAFRKDSLLGVPGLMEAYRSGRVALANAPGTGVADDKVIYTYVPDMIRYYLNEDPILPNVPTFRCGDPDSLKHVLANLETMVVKPANESGGSGMLIGPASSAAEREEFAARIKDDPRDYIAQPTLALSRVPVLCDPAPDGSLNLAGRHVDLRPFIIRGPETYVLPGGLTRVALTPGSLVVNSSQGGGSKDTWVLSGEGRAKGEGEE